A stretch of the Thiomicrospira pelophila DSM 1534 genome encodes the following:
- a CDS encoding efflux RND transporter permease subunit: MNALIAALFTRARSVILLLVLILSAGAYSYITIPKEAAPEFYIPFFVVSVSYPGISSEDSSRLLVEPLERKLQSLEGLRQMTARAGEGFATVILEFDPGYDQQQAIQSVRDETDNATPDLPSGANRPVIREIDISLFPVLTISLSGNVPERELNLIARELEEKLETISGVLEVDLSGLREDLLEIVIDPLAMQSYGISPQQIHQAIRNNNQLITAGTFDTGAGRIGLSVPGTIQTQQDIEAMPVKVTDNTVVRVKDVAQVRQTFQDADSFARVNNYPTIALDVRKTSGANIIETVADVQASVEQMRQDWPDTLKVDYLQDQADNIKTLLGDLQNNVISAVVLVSLTMILALGLRASLLVSIAIPGAFMGGILAINMLGFTLNIVVLFGLILVIGMLVDGAIIVVERAERLQQEGKTAKQAFLKASQYMAWPITASTATTLAVFFPLLFWPGTAGQFMFYLPATVILTLSMSLLMALIFVPVMGSLLSNKTAQDQPREYTTLSETKNRFSRLYERILKAMIQQPGLVVGLTLFTLIVSIMLYSHYGRGVNFFPDIEPERAQLQIQADGNLSLQEADKIVRMVEQRIIGTDGIERLYSRTIASVEDRLNANLSPDVIGTIQINFLDWRERESADRILNKIRQLTSDLPGVGVQIEKEQSGPGEARPIQIQVSADQREDLLPNLQKIKRLMAQQDKFTDISSDAPMPHVEIRVEVNREQAARYGVDIATIGSAVQLLTNGVLIGSYLPDFARDEVDIRLRYPANERTFAQLANLRISTTDGMVPIANFVRLVGVPNHPLINRVDARNVQTLSADVKSNTTAAKELAVLRESLKNIDLDPGVEVSFTGELEDMQEAAEFLILAFLLAVFLMLLILLTQFNSFFQALLVLSAIVFSIAGVFLGLILRQEAFSIVMSGIGIMALAGIVVNNNIVLIDAYNYYRSKGLNPNQAAQQAGTERLRPVLLTAITTIVGLLPMVMGLTIDFFERDLFFGAPSGQFWTQLSTGIVGGLTIATFITLLLTPSLLAWDGNRRLKTAQ; encoded by the coding sequence ATGAATGCGCTGATCGCCGCCCTATTTACCCGTGCGCGTTCTGTTATTTTATTGCTGGTGTTAATTTTAAGCGCCGGTGCTTATTCCTATATCACCATTCCTAAAGAAGCGGCACCGGAGTTTTATATTCCATTTTTTGTGGTTAGCGTGAGTTATCCAGGTATTTCCAGCGAAGACAGTTCGCGCTTATTAGTGGAACCATTAGAACGAAAACTGCAATCGCTCGAAGGACTGCGCCAAATGACGGCCCGCGCCGGTGAAGGTTTTGCTACCGTTATTCTGGAATTTGATCCCGGTTATGATCAACAACAAGCCATTCAAAGCGTGCGTGACGAAACCGATAATGCAACGCCCGACCTGCCATCGGGGGCGAACCGTCCGGTAATACGAGAAATCGATATTTCGCTGTTTCCAGTGTTAACCATTAGCTTATCGGGAAACGTACCAGAAAGAGAACTCAACTTAATCGCACGTGAGCTAGAAGAAAAGCTCGAGACCATTTCGGGGGTGTTAGAGGTTGATCTTTCCGGCCTTCGTGAAGACTTACTAGAAATTGTGATTGATCCGCTAGCCATGCAATCTTATGGCATCTCACCGCAACAAATTCATCAAGCCATCCGCAATAACAACCAGCTCATCACCGCTGGCACGTTTGATACTGGTGCCGGACGCATTGGATTATCGGTTCCCGGCACGATTCAAACCCAGCAAGACATCGAAGCAATGCCGGTCAAAGTCACCGACAACACTGTCGTTCGGGTAAAGGATGTCGCGCAGGTTCGCCAAACTTTTCAAGATGCGGATAGTTTTGCTCGCGTCAATAATTACCCCACCATTGCGTTGGATGTTCGCAAAACCAGTGGCGCAAACATCATCGAAACGGTGGCGGATGTTCAAGCCAGCGTCGAGCAAATGCGCCAAGACTGGCCTGACACGCTTAAGGTTGACTATTTACAAGACCAAGCCGACAACATCAAAACCCTATTAGGTGACTTACAAAATAATGTCATCAGCGCGGTTGTGCTGGTCAGCCTAACTATGATTTTAGCTCTAGGTTTACGTGCTTCTTTATTAGTATCAATTGCGATACCCGGCGCGTTTATGGGCGGTATTTTAGCGATTAATATGTTGGGCTTTACCCTGAATATTGTGGTGTTGTTTGGCTTAATTCTAGTAATTGGTATGTTGGTGGATGGTGCGATTATTGTGGTCGAACGTGCTGAACGTTTACAACAAGAGGGCAAAACCGCTAAACAAGCTTTTTTAAAGGCCTCTCAATATATGGCTTGGCCAATTACCGCCTCCACCGCCACAACGCTTGCGGTATTTTTTCCGTTACTTTTCTGGCCTGGCACCGCTGGCCAGTTTATGTTTTATTTACCTGCGACCGTCATTCTCACTTTATCCATGTCTTTACTTATGGCGCTCATTTTTGTGCCGGTTATGGGCAGTTTATTATCGAATAAAACCGCCCAAGACCAACCCAGAGAATACACAACTTTAAGTGAAACTAAAAACCGTTTTAGCCGTCTTTACGAACGCATATTAAAGGCTATGATTCAACAACCAGGCCTGGTGGTAGGTTTGACTTTGTTTACCTTAATTGTCAGCATCATGCTTTACAGTCACTATGGTCGCGGCGTGAACTTCTTCCCAGATATTGAACCCGAAAGAGCCCAACTTCAAATTCAGGCAGACGGCAACTTATCGCTTCAAGAAGCCGACAAGATCGTGCGTATGGTTGAGCAACGCATTATCGGCACCGACGGTATCGAACGTTTGTATTCACGCACCATTGCCTCTGTTGAAGATCGGCTAAATGCGAATCTATCCCCCGATGTGATTGGCACGATTCAAATAAATTTTCTAGACTGGCGCGAACGTGAGTCGGCTGACCGCATTCTTAACAAAATTCGCCAACTAACCTCCGACTTACCCGGCGTTGGGGTGCAAATTGAAAAAGAACAATCTGGCCCGGGTGAAGCTCGTCCAATTCAAATCCAAGTGTCGGCCGATCAACGTGAAGATCTGCTGCCCAACCTGCAAAAAATAAAACGCCTGATGGCGCAACAAGACAAATTTACAGATATCTCTAGCGATGCACCAATGCCGCATGTTGAGATTCGAGTTGAAGTAAATCGTGAACAAGCCGCACGTTATGGTGTAGATATAGCCACGATTGGCTCGGCCGTGCAGCTTTTGACTAACGGGGTTTTAATTGGTTCGTATTTGCCGGATTTTGCCCGTGATGAAGTCGACATTCGTTTACGTTATCCAGCCAATGAACGCACCTTTGCTCAGTTAGCCAACTTAAGAATCTCAACCACTGACGGCATGGTCCCCATCGCTAACTTTGTGCGCTTGGTAGGTGTACCCAATCACCCACTGATCAACCGAGTGGATGCGCGTAATGTGCAAACTCTTTCGGCGGATGTTAAATCGAATACTACAGCGGCTAAGGAGTTGGCAGTTTTACGTGAAAGTCTTAAAAATATAGATTTAGACCCAGGTGTAGAAGTCAGTTTTACAGGTGAACTAGAAGACATGCAAGAAGCCGCTGAATTCCTAATTCTCGCGTTTTTACTCGCGGTGTTTTTAATGTTGCTGATTCTACTCACCCAGTTCAATAGCTTCTTCCAAGCCTTATTAGTTTTGTCGGCTATCGTGTTTTCTATCGCGGGTGTCTTTTTAGGTTTAATCCTTCGTCAAGAAGCCTTCTCGATTGTCATGAGTGGCATTGGCATTATGGCGTTAGCGGGGATTGTGGTGAACAACAATATTGTGTTAATTGACGCCTATAACTACTATCGAAGTAAAGGACTTAATCCAAACCAAGCCGCTCAACAAGCTGGTACTGAAAGATTGCGTCCCGTTCTGTTAACCGCCATCACGACCATTGTTGGCTTATTGCCGATGGTAATGGGCTTAACCATCGACTTTTTTGAGCGCGATCTCTTCTTTGGTGCGCCATCCGGCCAGTTCTGGACTCAACTTTCAACCGGTATCGTCGGTGGTCTCACCATCGCCACCTTTATAACTCTTCTGCTAACACCAAGTCTGCTCGCCTGGGATGGCAACCGAAGACTCAAAACCGCCCAATAA
- a CDS encoding small multi-drug export protein has product MNEPQNQPSTQTMDRSWRQAFGSIEGLILAIGILLAATGLVTIALLAIWWPELSGIIGSMVFSNLMLGRSVSLLIGYAAGQGHLLVIGVNMLTETILVLLFFPLFVFSLKKLPLLPKLHTIIERTHRRAERHRDRVHRYGVIGIFVLVFFSVLDDRSGDRMRTRLFNRIASLS; this is encoded by the coding sequence ATGAATGAACCCCAAAATCAGCCTTCTACACAAACAATGGATCGCAGTTGGCGACAAGCTTTTGGTTCGATTGAGGGGTTAATATTAGCTATAGGCATTTTGCTAGCCGCGACGGGACTGGTGACCATTGCTCTGTTGGCGATCTGGTGGCCAGAATTGTCCGGCATCATCGGTAGCATGGTGTTTTCTAACCTTATGCTCGGGCGTTCGGTTTCGTTGTTGATCGGTTATGCGGCAGGGCAAGGGCACTTGTTGGTGATTGGGGTTAATATGCTAACCGAAACCATTTTGGTTTTGCTGTTCTTTCCGTTATTTGTGTTCAGTTTAAAAAAACTCCCCTTACTCCCTAAGCTACACACCATAATCGAACGCACGCATCGTCGGGCCGAAAGACATCGAGACCGGGTGCATCGCTATGGTGTGATCGGTATATTTGTGTTGGTTTTTTTTTCCGTTTTGGATGACCGGTCCGGTGATCGGATGCGCACTAGGTTGTTTAATAGGATTGCGTCCCTTAGTTAA
- the wrbA gene encoding NAD(P)H:quinone oxidoreductase, with protein MTKVLVVYYSMYGHVETLAHAIAEGVSTVDGAQASVKRVPDLMPEEIARKAGAKLDQSAPIATPDELAEYDAIIFGTPTRFGNMCAQMRNFLDQTGGLWAGGKLVGKVGSVFTSTATQHGGQETTITSFHTTLLHHGMIIVGVPYSCKGLDEMEEISGGTPYGASTLAGGDGSRQPSENELSIARFQGAHVAQVAKKQSA; from the coding sequence ATGACAAAGGTTTTGGTTGTTTATTACAGTATGTACGGTCACGTAGAAACTTTGGCGCATGCCATAGCGGAAGGGGTGAGCACTGTTGATGGCGCACAGGCCAGTGTCAAACGAGTGCCGGACTTGATGCCTGAAGAGATCGCACGAAAAGCGGGGGCGAAGCTGGATCAAAGTGCGCCGATCGCAACCCCGGATGAGTTGGCGGAATATGATGCGATCATCTTTGGCACACCAACCCGATTTGGCAATATGTGTGCCCAAATGCGTAATTTTTTAGATCAGACTGGAGGCTTGTGGGCGGGTGGAAAATTGGTGGGCAAGGTCGGTAGCGTATTTACCTCCACCGCCACTCAGCACGGTGGGCAAGAAACCACAATCACTTCTTTCCATACTACGCTTTTACATCACGGCATGATTATTGTCGGTGTGCCTTATTCTTGCAAAGGCTTGGATGAGATGGAAGAAATTAGTGGTGGAACTCCTTATGGCGCTAGCACTTTGGCAGGCGGAGATGGAAGCCGTCAACCTTCTGAAAACGAACTCAGCATTGCACGTTTTCAAGGTGCTCATGTAGCACAAGTAGCCAAAAAGCAATCCGCTTAA
- the gltX gene encoding glutamate--tRNA ligase, which produces MIRTRFAPSPTGYLHIGGVRTALFSWLFARKMGGEFILRIEDTDLERSTQESVNAILEGMAWLGLDYDKGPFYQTHHFDRYKEVIQQLLDQGDAYYCYASSEELDAMREQQRANGEKPRYDGRYRDFKGTPPEGIKPVIRFKNPLDGEVVIDDLVKGQVTIRNTEIDDLVIARSDGTPTYNLTVVVDDWDMGITHVIRGDDHLNNTPRQINILKALGAPIPKYSHIPMVLGTDGARLSKRHGAVSVLQYKEEGFLPEALLNYLVRLGWAHGDQEIFTMDQMVEAFSLEAVNNAPSTFNDEKCEWVSQQHIQAATPEHLARHLSLFMTERGCDLSQGPALELVADLLRDRAKTLIEMADSALYFYKDFTEFEANAAKKHLRPVAGEPLALVLKKFNELELEDWKAEPIHQAIQAAADELELGMGKVGMPLRVAITGGGQSPSIDATAELIGKDRCLTRLQMALDFIAARTEG; this is translated from the coding sequence GTGATTCGTACTCGATTTGCGCCTAGCCCAACGGGTTATTTACATATTGGCGGTGTGCGCACTGCGTTATTTTCATGGTTGTTTGCACGCAAAATGGGCGGCGAATTTATTTTACGAATCGAAGATACAGACTTAGAACGCTCAACCCAAGAATCGGTGAATGCGATTTTAGAGGGCATGGCTTGGTTGGGGCTAGATTATGATAAAGGTCCTTTTTACCAAACCCATCATTTCGACCGCTATAAAGAAGTGATTCAGCAATTACTGGATCAAGGCGATGCTTATTATTGCTACGCCAGCAGCGAAGAGTTGGATGCAATGCGTGAACAGCAGCGTGCGAACGGTGAAAAACCACGTTATGACGGACGTTACCGCGATTTTAAAGGTACACCTCCTGAAGGTATTAAGCCGGTTATTCGTTTTAAAAATCCGTTAGATGGCGAAGTCGTCATCGACGATCTAGTGAAAGGCCAAGTCACCATCCGCAATACCGAAATTGACGATCTGGTGATTGCACGTTCAGACGGCACACCTACCTACAATTTAACCGTTGTGGTGGACGATTGGGATATGGGTATTACGCATGTTATTCGCGGTGACGATCATCTAAACAATACGCCACGTCAAATCAATATTCTAAAAGCCTTGGGTGCACCGATTCCAAAGTATTCGCACATCCCAATGGTGTTAGGCACCGACGGCGCGCGTTTATCCAAACGCCACGGCGCGGTGAGTGTATTGCAATATAAGGAAGAGGGCTTTTTACCTGAAGCTTTATTGAACTACTTAGTTCGACTAGGTTGGGCGCATGGCGATCAGGAAATCTTTACGATGGATCAAATGGTGGAAGCCTTCAGCTTAGAAGCCGTGAATAACGCGCCTTCCACCTTTAACGATGAAAAATGTGAATGGGTCAGTCAACAGCATATTCAAGCGGCCACACCAGAGCATTTGGCGCGCCATTTATCTTTGTTTATGACCGAACGCGGTTGTGATCTTAGCCAAGGCCCAGCGTTGGAGCTGGTGGCGGACTTACTGCGTGATCGTGCAAAAACCTTAATTGAGATGGCTGATAGTGCGTTGTATTTCTATAAAGACTTTACCGAGTTTGAAGCCAATGCCGCCAAAAAACACCTGCGCCCAGTCGCGGGTGAGCCGCTAGCGCTCGTGCTGAAAAAGTTTAATGAGCTGGAGCTGGAAGACTGGAAAGCCGAACCCATTCATCAAGCGATTCAAGCCGCTGCAGATGAACTTGAATTAGGCATGGGTAAAGTTGGTATGCCACTGCGTGTCGCCATCACCGGTGGCGGTCAGTCTCCATCGATTGATGCCACCGCCGAACTCATCGGCAAAGATCGTTGCCTCACGCGCTTACAAATGGCACTAGACTTCATCGCCGCACGCACCGAAGGCTAA
- a CDS encoding site-specific recombinase — MKTPCSIINEIDDDAEYPVFELLNKLTAQLRLAPPSEAPALLEAIIECFESDQAHAIKFGALFHEWLACIHLYPALVGLGLFSRHGLMREIASRTYDRLIPPPMDSDSSEDTLSRLFNKKTDKDWFVNIPAELWLKLYDTLTRHAPQQKLDNSAYHFKQECLYALEMLGIWVAAEELEPELMRIDKRLVDIDSAFIGLQRELHAFVNIENQRLEDPLISPYDNQHIWVMLEQCQEQVDNLRRRAAGCAGSSMGVSNLLERLEQTLQRIELLLVILINENTDKQRTKILELWRILVIAAAEKNSLAIVFRKGIHTLSLSITENKSDHGEHYIAKDAPAFFSLIGSAMGAGVVIAIMAWIKIQIEAMGLSPLKETVWISLNYGLGFVLVHFLSFTIATKQPAMTAASMAAEVEHSKAGRAAHPKLARLLIDVNRSQWAAVWGNVSTAILTALAISFIVVWQMNEPVLTPDFVTYHWQALAPFSSLALLYAAIAGVWLFCSGIIAGYFDNRADYLELRLRLRQLRLFNIFGSNIANKLANYLHENYGAIMGNFFFGVMLGTTGYIGYLIGLPLDIRHVAFSSANLGFITLSSPLDIGTFLLGLVFVLMIGFVNLWVSFSLALWVALKSRGARIGSFSGLLLNVLLEIKHNPLRFFFPVVIMQKSLDNGDNQNKHIKKYHSKPNEK, encoded by the coding sequence TTGAAAACGCCCTGCTCGATCATTAACGAGATTGACGATGATGCTGAATACCCTGTATTCGAGTTACTTAATAAGTTAACCGCTCAACTTAGACTCGCACCGCCGTCTGAAGCACCCGCCTTATTAGAGGCCATAATAGAGTGCTTTGAATCTGATCAAGCTCACGCTATAAAATTTGGTGCGCTGTTTCATGAATGGTTAGCCTGTATTCACCTCTACCCAGCTTTAGTGGGTTTAGGTTTGTTTTCTCGTCACGGATTAATGCGCGAGATCGCCTCACGTACTTATGACCGCTTAATTCCACCTCCAATGGATAGTGACAGCTCTGAAGATACCTTGTCACGCTTATTTAATAAAAAAACCGATAAAGATTGGTTTGTAAATATCCCTGCAGAGCTTTGGCTGAAACTCTACGATACCTTAACCCGCCATGCACCCCAGCAAAAGCTCGATAATTCGGCCTATCATTTTAAGCAAGAATGTTTATATGCACTAGAAATGCTGGGCATCTGGGTGGCCGCTGAAGAGCTCGAGCCCGAACTAATGCGGATTGATAAACGGCTGGTCGACATTGATTCAGCTTTCATAGGTTTGCAAAGAGAATTGCATGCCTTTGTAAATATCGAAAATCAACGCTTGGAAGACCCGCTTATCTCGCCTTATGACAATCAGCATATTTGGGTAATGTTAGAACAATGCCAAGAACAAGTGGATAACTTAAGAAGACGGGCCGCTGGATGCGCTGGATCATCGATGGGGGTATCAAACTTACTAGAACGCCTAGAGCAAACACTCCAACGTATTGAGTTATTGCTGGTGATTTTAATTAATGAAAATACCGATAAACAGCGCACAAAAATCCTCGAACTTTGGCGGATTTTGGTCATCGCGGCCGCCGAAAAAAACAGCCTGGCAATCGTGTTTAGAAAAGGGATTCATACACTATCCCTCAGCATTACCGAAAACAAAAGTGATCATGGCGAACATTACATTGCAAAAGATGCACCCGCCTTTTTTTCGCTCATTGGCTCAGCCATGGGTGCAGGTGTCGTGATTGCCATCATGGCCTGGATTAAAATTCAGATTGAGGCCATGGGCTTAAGTCCTTTAAAAGAAACCGTTTGGATTAGTTTAAATTACGGTTTGGGCTTTGTTTTAGTTCACTTTTTAAGTTTCACGATTGCAACCAAACAACCTGCGATGACGGCCGCTAGTATGGCGGCCGAAGTAGAACACAGCAAAGCTGGCCGCGCGGCCCACCCTAAATTAGCTAGATTATTGATTGATGTAAATCGATCTCAGTGGGCCGCGGTTTGGGGGAATGTCTCGACGGCGATTTTAACTGCGTTGGCCATTTCATTTATTGTGGTTTGGCAGATGAATGAACCGGTATTAACGCCGGATTTTGTGACCTATCATTGGCAAGCCTTGGCTCCATTTAGTAGTCTGGCCTTACTGTACGCGGCGATTGCGGGGGTTTGGTTGTTCTGCTCTGGCATTATTGCTGGTTATTTTGATAACCGCGCCGACTATTTAGAACTGCGTTTACGATTAAGACAGTTACGCCTGTTTAATATTTTTGGTTCTAATATCGCTAACAAACTCGCCAATTACTTGCACGAGAACTATGGCGCCATCATGGGTAACTTCTTTTTCGGCGTAATGCTCGGCACAACAGGCTATATAGGTTATCTAATCGGTCTGCCATTAGATATACGACACGTCGCTTTTTCATCCGCTAATTTAGGTTTCATTACTTTAAGCTCACCATTGGATATCGGAACGTTTTTACTAGGACTGGTATTCGTTTTAATGATCGGGTTTGTTAATTTATGGGTAAGTTTTTCACTTGCACTTTGGGTCGCACTCAAATCACGTGGTGCCAGAATTGGTAGTTTTAGCGGTTTACTATTGAATGTTTTGCTCGAAATTAAACACAATCCTTTACGATTTTTCTTCCCCGTTGTCATTATGCAGAAGTCATTAGACAATGGCGACAACCAGAATAAACATATTAAAAAATACCATTCAAAACCCAATGAGAAATAA
- a CDS encoding FMN-binding glutamate synthase family protein, translating into MRTMQDMFILVSVLAILLVLAASYFWQPVLWAYLLITPMVLLGIHDIWQKKRTVLRLYPVIGHLRYVFESIRPEIQQYFVENDTNGMPVSREFRSLVYQRSKGQSDTRPFGTTFDTNRVGYEWTNHSMFPAPMMADEPRVIFGESRARQPYCSSLVNISALSFGALSPNALRALNLGAKLGNFAHNTGEGGISPYHLENGGDLIWQIGTGYFGCRTLDGHFSRELFAKNAAHEAVKMIEVKLSQGAKPGHGGLLPAAKVTAEIAQIRGVEIGKDVVSPPDHSAFRNPTELLEFIEDLRQISGKPVGFKLAVGRPQEFLAICKAMLTTNILPDFITVDGGEGGTGASPIEFSNSMGTPLREALHLVHSCLVGCGLREQIRVVASGKLFSAFHLYRSLAMGADCINSGRGMMFALGCIQSLNCNNDKCPTGITTQNLKRSKALDVTNKSQRVANYQSSLVFHFRKIMVAAGLNNTQDISAHDIFRRISETQVKSLADIYPVMRKGALLNESSVPEDWRYYWQSANPECWSKQQQKQQANPSKKV; encoded by the coding sequence ATGAGAACCATGCAAGATATGTTTATTCTCGTTTCTGTGTTGGCAATCTTATTGGTATTGGCGGCGAGTTATTTCTGGCAACCGGTGCTTTGGGCTTATTTACTGATTACGCCAATGGTGTTATTGGGCATTCACGATATCTGGCAAAAAAAGCGCACTGTGTTACGGCTTTATCCGGTGATCGGTCACTTGCGATATGTATTTGAAAGCATTCGCCCGGAAATTCAACAATATTTCGTTGAAAACGATACCAACGGTATGCCGGTGAGCCGTGAGTTTCGCTCGCTGGTTTATCAACGCTCCAAAGGCCAATCGGATACGCGCCCTTTTGGCACCACCTTTGATACCAATCGGGTGGGTTACGAATGGACGAATCACTCAATGTTCCCCGCACCGATGATGGCTGATGAACCTCGGGTAATATTTGGCGAATCGCGTGCACGCCAGCCCTACTGTTCTTCATTGGTAAACATTTCCGCCCTGAGTTTTGGAGCCTTAAGCCCCAACGCATTGCGTGCGCTTAACTTAGGCGCCAAACTAGGTAACTTTGCGCACAATACCGGCGAAGGCGGCATTAGCCCTTATCACCTAGAAAACGGTGGCGATTTAATTTGGCAAATCGGCACAGGTTACTTTGGTTGCCGCACATTAGATGGCCATTTTAGCCGCGAACTGTTCGCTAAAAATGCCGCGCATGAAGCCGTTAAGATGATTGAAGTGAAGCTCTCACAAGGAGCCAAGCCTGGACATGGTGGTTTATTGCCTGCCGCGAAAGTGACCGCGGAAATTGCCCAGATTCGAGGAGTCGAAATTGGCAAAGATGTGGTTTCACCACCCGACCATTCCGCGTTTCGTAACCCAACTGAATTGTTGGAGTTTATTGAAGATTTACGTCAAATATCCGGCAAACCAGTGGGCTTTAAATTGGCGGTAGGCCGTCCGCAGGAATTTTTGGCCATTTGTAAAGCCATGTTAACGACTAATATTTTGCCCGATTTTATTACAGTGGATGGCGGCGAAGGTGGCACTGGCGCCTCACCCATTGAGTTTTCTAATTCAATGGGCACACCTTTACGTGAAGCTTTGCATTTGGTGCATTCGTGTTTGGTAGGCTGTGGCTTGCGTGAACAGATTCGTGTTGTGGCCTCAGGCAAACTGTTTTCGGCGTTTCATTTGTATCGTTCGTTGGCGATGGGGGCAGACTGCATTAATTCAGGTCGCGGTATGATGTTTGCACTGGGCTGTATTCAATCACTTAACTGCAATAACGATAAATGCCCCACCGGCATTACCACGCAAAACCTAAAACGATCCAAGGCTCTAGACGTCACTAACAAATCACAACGGGTTGCAAACTATCAAAGTTCGTTAGTGTTTCACTTTCGCAAAATCATGGTGGCGGCCGGTTTAAACAACACTCAGGATATCAGTGCACACGATATATTCCGCCGCATCAGTGAAACCCAGGTGAAAAGTTTAGCGGACATTTATCCGGTCATGCGCAAAGGTGCCTTGTTAAACGAAAGCAGCGTGCCAGAAGATTGGCGTTATTACTGGCAGTCCGCCAATCCTGAATGTTGGTCAAAACAACAGCAGAAACAACAAGCCAACCCAAGCAAGAAAGTCTAA
- a CDS encoding DUF5718 family protein, whose translation MQLQPDELQNLPVFGIAGNFADHLNQAGEASDFVNVKTEEQQAPKGIFPIYIPGDSSFLGVYPLCNLAIRADFSKPIKLQAEPEISVLFELDYDGKQVSRAHARAFSAFNDCSLRWPAAKISQKKNWGTACTGLSEQWLEIDQFSSGGVLDHYHLACFIKRDAQVYEYGIDSPAISYSYFYQKLADWVVKTLNQQKDYGPLEDLPALFAQMNYPKEMILTLGATRYTEFGESHYLEPGDKIGVFVYDPQQIKLEQIRQAFARDDNFSDFSGSALVQTIEAS comes from the coding sequence ATGCAATTGCAGCCCGACGAATTACAGAATTTGCCTGTATTCGGTATTGCCGGTAATTTTGCCGATCATTTAAATCAAGCTGGTGAAGCCTCTGATTTTGTTAATGTGAAAACCGAAGAACAACAAGCACCCAAAGGTATTTTCCCGATTTACATTCCCGGAGATTCCTCTTTTCTGGGTGTTTATCCACTTTGTAATCTCGCCATTCGTGCCGATTTTTCGAAACCGATTAAATTACAAGCTGAACCCGAAATATCAGTATTGTTTGAACTCGATTATGACGGTAAACAAGTTAGCCGCGCTCATGCACGAGCTTTCAGCGCTTTTAATGATTGTTCGTTGCGTTGGCCGGCGGCCAAAATCAGTCAGAAGAAAAACTGGGGAACCGCTTGTACGGGACTGTCAGAGCAGTGGTTAGAAATCGATCAATTTAGCTCGGGCGGGGTGTTGGACCACTATCATCTGGCTTGCTTTATAAAGCGCGACGCTCAAGTTTATGAATACGGCATTGATAGTCCGGCGATTAGTTATAGTTATTTCTATCAAAAGCTAGCTGACTGGGTAGTAAAAACGCTAAATCAACAAAAAGATTATGGTCCGCTCGAAGATCTTCCGGCCTTATTCGCGCAAATGAACTACCCTAAAGAAATGATTCTTACGCTTGGCGCTACACGTTATACCGAGTTTGGTGAAAGTCATTATTTAGAGCCGGGCGATAAAATTGGTGTATTTGTATATGACCCGCAACAGATAAAGCTTGAACAGATTCGACAAGCTTTTGCGCGAGATGATAATTTTTCAGACTTTTCAGGTTCCGCTCTTGTTCAAACTATTGAAGCGTCTTAA